The proteins below come from a single Acinonyx jubatus isolate Ajub_Pintada_27869175 chromosome A1, VMU_Ajub_asm_v1.0, whole genome shotgun sequence genomic window:
- the CLINT1 gene encoding clathrin interactor 1 isoform X2, which produces MLNMWKVRELVDKATNVVMNYSEIESKVREATNDDPWGPSGQLMGEIAKATFMYEQFPELMNMLWSRMLKDNKKNWRRVYKSLLLLAYLIRNGSERVVTSAREHIYDLRSLENYHFVDEHGKDQGINIRQKVKELVEFAQDDDRLREERKKAKKNKDKYVGVSSDSVGGFRYSERYDPEPKSKWDEEWDKNKSAFPFSDKLGELSDKIGSTIDDTISKFRRKDREDSPERCSDSDEEKKARRGRSPKGEFKDEEETVTTKHIHITQATETTTTRHKRTANPSKTIDLGAAAHYTGDKASPDQNTSTHTPQSSLKTSVPSSKSSGDLVDLFDGTSQSTGGSADLFGGFADFGSAAASGSFPSQVTATSGNGDFGDWSAFNQAPSGPVASSGELFGNASQPAVELVSGSQSALGPPPAASNSSDLFDLMGSSQATMTSSQSMNFSMMSTNTVGLGLPMSRSQNTDMVQKSVSKTLPSTWSDPSVNISLDNLLPGMQPSKPQQPSLNTMIQQQNMQQPLNVMTQSFGAVNLSSPSNILPVRPQTNPLMGGPMPMSMPGVMTGTMGMAPLGNTPMMNQSMMGMNMNIGMSTAGMGLTGTMGMGMPNLAMTSGTVQPKQDAFANFANFSK; this is translated from the exons cACCAATGTGGTTATGAATTATTCAGAGATCGAGTCTAAGGTTCGAGAAGCAACGAATGACGATCCTTGGGGACCTTCTGGGCAACTCATGGGAGAGATTGCCAA GGCTACATTTATGTATGAACAATTTCCCGAACTTATGAACATGCTTTGGTCACGAATgttaaaagacaacaaaaaaaattggagaagagTTTATAAG TCATTGCTGCTTCTAGCTTACCTCATAAGGAATGGATCAGAGCGTGTGGTTACGAGTGCCAGAGAACACATTTATGATTTGCGATCCCTGGAAAATTACCACTTTGTAG ATGAGCATGGCAAGGATCAAGGTATAAATATTCGCCAGAAGGTGAAAGAATTGGTTGAATTTGCCCAGGATGACGACAGGCTTCGTGAGGAgcgaaagaaagcaaagaagaacaaagacaaaTATGTTGGGGTTTCCTCAGACAGTGTTGGAGGATTCAGATACA GTGAAAGATATGATcctgaacccaaatcaaaatGGGATGAAGAGTGGGATAAAAACAAGAGTGCTTTTCCATTCAGTGATAAACTAGGTGAACTGAGTGATAAAATTGGAAGCACAATTGATGACACCATCAGCAAGTTCCGGAGGAAAGATAGAGAAGACTCTCCAGAAAGATGCAG cGACAGtgatgaggaaaagaaagcaagaagaggCAGATCTCCCAAAGGTGAATTCAAAGATGAAGAGGAGACTGTGACGACAAAGCATATCCATATCACACAGGCTACAGAGACCACCACAACCAGACACAAGCGCACAGCAAATCCTTCTAAAACCATTGATCTTGGAGCAGCAGCACATTACACAGGGGACAAAGCAAGTCCAGATCAGAATACTTCAACTCATACACCTCAGTCTTCACTGAAG ACTTCAGTGCCTAGCAGTAAGTCATCTGGTGACCTTGTTGATCTGTTTGATGGCACCAGCCAGTCAACAG GAGGATCAGCTGATTTATTTGGAGGATttgctgattttggctcagctgcTGCATCAGGCAGTTTCCCCTCCCAAG ttacaGCAACAAGTGGGAATGGAGACTTTGGTGACTGGAGTGCCTTCAATCAAGCCCCATCAGGTCCTGTTGCCTCCAGTGGTGAGCTCTTTGGCAATGCCTCACAGCCAGCTGTGGAACTTGTCAGTGGCTCACAATCAGCTTTAGGCCCGCCTCCAGCTGCCTCAAATTCTTCAGACCTGTTTGATCTTATGGGCTCGTCCCAGGCAACCATGACATCTTCCCAGAGTATGAATTTCTCCATGATGAGCACTAATACTGTAGGCCTGGGGTTGCCCATGTCAAGATCACAG AATACAGATATGGTCCAGAAGTCAGTCAGCAAAACCCTGCCCTCTACTTGGTCTGACCCCAGTGTGAACATCAGCCTAGACAACTTACTACCCGGTATGCAGCCTTCCAAACCCCAGCAGCCATCACtcaatacaatgattcaacagCAGA ATATGCAACAACCTCTGAATGTGATGACTCAAAGTTTTGGAGCTGTGAACCTCAGTTCTCCATCAAACATACTTCCTGTCCGGCCACAAACTAACCCTTTGATGGGGGGACCCATGCCTATGAGCATGCCTGGTGTGATGACTGGCACAATGGGAATGGCCCCTCTTGGAAATACTCCAATGATGAACCAGAGTATGATGGGCATGAACATGAACATAGGGATGTCAACTGCTGGGATGGGCCTGACAGGCACAATGGGAATGGGCATGCCCAACTTAGCCATGACTTCTGGAACTGTGCAACCCAAGCAAGATGCCTTTGCAAATTTCGCCAACTTTAGCAAATGA
- the CLINT1 gene encoding clathrin interactor 1 isoform X1 has product MLNMWKVRELVDKATNVVMNYSEIESKVREATNDDPWGPSGQLMGEIAKATFMYEQFPELMNMLWSRMLKDNKKNWRRVYKSLLLLAYLIRNGSERVVTSAREHIYDLRSLENYHFVDEHGKDQGINIRQKVKELVEFAQDDDRLREERKKAKKNKDKYVGVSSDSVGGFRYSERYDPEPKSKWDEEWDKNKSAFPFSDKLGELSDKIGSTIDDTISKFRRKDREDSPERCSDSDEEKKARRGRSPKGEFKDEEETVTTKHIHITQATETTTTRHKRTANPSKTIDLGAAAHYTGDKASPDQNTSTHTPQSSLKTSVPSSKSSGDLVDLFDGTSQSTGGSADLFGGFADFGSAAASGSFPSQVTATSGNGDFGDWSAFNQAPSGPVASSGELFGNASQPAVELVSGSQSALGPPPAASNSSDLFDLMGSSQATMTSSQSMNFSMMSTNTVGLGLPMSRSQPLQNVSTVLQKPNPLYNQNTDMVQKSVSKTLPSTWSDPSVNISLDNLLPGMQPSKPQQPSLNTMIQQQNMQQPLNVMTQSFGAVNLSSPSNILPVRPQTNPLMGGPMPMSMPGVMTGTMGMAPLGNTPMMNQSMMGMNMNIGMSTAGMGLTGTMGMGMPNLAMTSGTVQPKQDAFANFANFSK; this is encoded by the exons cACCAATGTGGTTATGAATTATTCAGAGATCGAGTCTAAGGTTCGAGAAGCAACGAATGACGATCCTTGGGGACCTTCTGGGCAACTCATGGGAGAGATTGCCAA GGCTACATTTATGTATGAACAATTTCCCGAACTTATGAACATGCTTTGGTCACGAATgttaaaagacaacaaaaaaaattggagaagagTTTATAAG TCATTGCTGCTTCTAGCTTACCTCATAAGGAATGGATCAGAGCGTGTGGTTACGAGTGCCAGAGAACACATTTATGATTTGCGATCCCTGGAAAATTACCACTTTGTAG ATGAGCATGGCAAGGATCAAGGTATAAATATTCGCCAGAAGGTGAAAGAATTGGTTGAATTTGCCCAGGATGACGACAGGCTTCGTGAGGAgcgaaagaaagcaaagaagaacaaagacaaaTATGTTGGGGTTTCCTCAGACAGTGTTGGAGGATTCAGATACA GTGAAAGATATGATcctgaacccaaatcaaaatGGGATGAAGAGTGGGATAAAAACAAGAGTGCTTTTCCATTCAGTGATAAACTAGGTGAACTGAGTGATAAAATTGGAAGCACAATTGATGACACCATCAGCAAGTTCCGGAGGAAAGATAGAGAAGACTCTCCAGAAAGATGCAG cGACAGtgatgaggaaaagaaagcaagaagaggCAGATCTCCCAAAGGTGAATTCAAAGATGAAGAGGAGACTGTGACGACAAAGCATATCCATATCACACAGGCTACAGAGACCACCACAACCAGACACAAGCGCACAGCAAATCCTTCTAAAACCATTGATCTTGGAGCAGCAGCACATTACACAGGGGACAAAGCAAGTCCAGATCAGAATACTTCAACTCATACACCTCAGTCTTCACTGAAG ACTTCAGTGCCTAGCAGTAAGTCATCTGGTGACCTTGTTGATCTGTTTGATGGCACCAGCCAGTCAACAG GAGGATCAGCTGATTTATTTGGAGGATttgctgattttggctcagctgcTGCATCAGGCAGTTTCCCCTCCCAAG ttacaGCAACAAGTGGGAATGGAGACTTTGGTGACTGGAGTGCCTTCAATCAAGCCCCATCAGGTCCTGTTGCCTCCAGTGGTGAGCTCTTTGGCAATGCCTCACAGCCAGCTGTGGAACTTGTCAGTGGCTCACAATCAGCTTTAGGCCCGCCTCCAGCTGCCTCAAATTCTTCAGACCTGTTTGATCTTATGGGCTCGTCCCAGGCAACCATGACATCTTCCCAGAGTATGAATTTCTCCATGATGAGCACTAATACTGTAGGCCTGGGGTTGCCCATGTCAAGATCACAG cctTTGCAAAATGTTAGCACAGTGCTGCAGAAGCCTAATCCTCTCTATAATCAGAATACAGATATGGTCCAGAAGTCAGTCAGCAAAACCCTGCCCTCTACTTGGTCTGACCCCAGTGTGAACATCAGCCTAGACAACTTACTACCCGGTATGCAGCCTTCCAAACCCCAGCAGCCATCACtcaatacaatgattcaacagCAGA ATATGCAACAACCTCTGAATGTGATGACTCAAAGTTTTGGAGCTGTGAACCTCAGTTCTCCATCAAACATACTTCCTGTCCGGCCACAAACTAACCCTTTGATGGGGGGACCCATGCCTATGAGCATGCCTGGTGTGATGACTGGCACAATGGGAATGGCCCCTCTTGGAAATACTCCAATGATGAACCAGAGTATGATGGGCATGAACATGAACATAGGGATGTCAACTGCTGGGATGGGCCTGACAGGCACAATGGGAATGGGCATGCCCAACTTAGCCATGACTTCTGGAACTGTGCAACCCAAGCAAGATGCCTTTGCAAATTTCGCCAACTTTAGCAAATGA